The region CGGCCATGCCGTCAATGCCGCCCAGGCCGACGGCCCCGGCGCCGTCCTCTCCTTCGAGCTCGAATCCTACGAGCTCACCAAGCGACTGCTGGAGCACACGCAGTTTTCCGCCTTTGCCGTCAGCCTGGGAGGGGTGGAAAGCATCATCTCCTACCCGGCCAAGATGTCCCACGCGGCGGTCCCTCAAGAGGAACGGGAAAGGAAGGGGATCAAGGCCACCCTGATACGCCTCTCGGTCGGGCTGGAGGATGCCGACGACCTGATCGACGACCTCGGCCAGGTCATCGGGAGCTAGAAAACTCTTGCCCCGCCGGCAGTTTGGGGTTACACATCCCCTACGCCGGAACGCCCGGTGACACCAACGCAGACGAAAACGGTTTACCCATGCGCATACGGATAAACGAGATAGCGGCCGAAATCTGCCCGGGGGCCTCTCTGGCCTCCCTGGCCGAACAATGGAAGCCGGGGGCGGATGTGCTGATCCGCAACGGCTTTCCGGCTCCGCCCGAGACGATGGTCCGGGATGGCGACGAGGTCTACCTGATCAAACGGGGGGAGCGGCCGACGGCGGAGGAGTTGCAGCGGCTCATGGCGGCCCGCCATACCCCGGGGGTCCATGCCCGGCTGCAGGCGGCCGTGGTCGGCATCGCCGGTGTCGGCGGGCTCGGTTCGGCGGTGGCCGTGGCCCTGGCCCGGACCGGCGTCGGCAGGATCGTGATCGCCGACTTCGACGTGGTGGAGCCGTCCAACCTCAATCGGCAGCAGTACTTCATCGACCAGGTGGGCCAGCCCAAGACGGCCGCCCTGGCCGACAACCTGGCCCGCATCAATCCCGCTGTCACGGTGGAACCGCACCAGGTCATGCTGGGCCCCGCCACCATCCCGACGATTTTCGCGCCGTGCGCCGTTGTGGTCGAGGCCTTCGACCGGGCCGACATGAAGGCCATGCTGGTGGAGACGCTCCTCGGCAGCCTGCCCTCCGTCACGGTGGTGGCCGCCTCGGGGGTGGCGGGGTATGGTCCCAACAACGCCATCGCCACCCGGCGGGCAGCCTCCCGGCTCTACCTCGTGGGGGACGGCGCATCCGAGGCCCGGCCCGGGTGCGGCCTGATGGCCCCGCGGGTCGGCATCGCGGCCGGGCACCAGGCCAACCAGGTGCTCCGCATCATTCTCGGCGAGGAGGGGATCTGATGGCCCGTGACAAGAAACCGGCCGTCGCCGTGGCCATGAGCGGCGGCGTGGATTCATCGGTCACCGCCGCCCTGCTGCAACGCCAGGGCTTCGAAGTGTTCGGCATTACCATGCGCCTCTTCGCACCGTCCGGCACGGGCGTCGGTTCGGCCGCCCACGATGCCGCCACCGTGGCCCGGCACCTGGGGATCCCCCACCACGTGATCGACCTCGAACCGGATTTCCGCCACCTGATCATCCAGGATTTCATCGACGAGTACCGGTGCGGCCGCACCCCCAATCCCTGCGTGCGCTGCAACCGCTTCGTCAAGTTCGGCCTGTTGCTGGAACAGGCGCGCGCGGCGGGGGCGGACCTTCTGGCCACCGGCCACTACGTCAGGAAAACCGTCGACGGCGCCGGCGTCTGCCACCTGCGCCAGGCGCGCTGCATCGGCAAGGACCAGTCCTACTTCCTCTACGCCCTCTCCCAGGAGCAGCTGGCACGGGTGCTCTTTCCGCTGGGCGAGATGGAGAGCAAGGAGGAGGTGCGCCGCCTGGCCCGCGAGTTTGCCCTGCCGGTGGCCGACAAGGGGGACAGCCAGGAGGTATGTTTCATCCCCGGCGACGATTACGCGGCGTTTCTGGAAGAAAGCGGCGGCCTGGCGGGAACGCCGGGGGACATCGTTCATGTGGGAGGACAGGTCATCGGCCGCCACCGCGGGACGCACCGCTATACCGTGGGGCAGCGCAAGGGGCTGGGAATCGCCTGGAGCAGGCCCCTGTACGTAACGGCCATCGACGCCGGGCGCAATGTCGTGGTGGTGGGGGAAGAGGAGTATCTGGCCGCTGCCGGCCTGCTTGCGGGAGATGTGGGGTGGATCGTCCCCCCGGATGGCGGGGAATTTGAAACGGCCTGCAAGATCCGCTATCGCCATCAGCCGGTGGGGTGCCGGGTCAGGGTGCTGCCGGAAGGCGGGTGCGAGGTGCGCTTCCATGAACCGCAGCGGGCGATCACTCCGGGGCAGTCCGTGGTCTTTTACCGGGGCGACGAGGTGCTGGGGGGCGGAAAAATAGTGGGGGCGGTGACCGCCTGACCACGGTGAAAAAGAAACGGTCCAACCGCCGGCCCGGAAAGCCATCCCCCCGGCCGGTGGTCACGGTTTGCCATCACCCCTGGGGTGCGCCGATCTGATCCCAGGTGGGATTTTCATCGGGCTTGCGGATCTTGAACTCCAGGTACTGGGCCGCCATCTTGAGCTTCTCCGTGGCTGCCGCCGATTTTGAGAAAACCTCCAGCGATTCCAGGACCCGCTCCGCGGCAAGCCGGCTGGAAAGCCCCCTCCCCTCGACCATGCTCCGGATGTGGCTGAGGACGGCCTTCTGCTCCTCCGCGGTATCGAGCCTCTCGGGACCGGTAAGGAAGAGCAGGTAGCGGGCCATGTTCCGCAGGTCGTCCACCAGGCGCTTCTCGTTGAGCAGCGACTCCATCACCGTGGCGATGCTCCCCTTTTCGGCGTAGTTAAGATTCTTGTTTTCGGCGTAACTGGTGAGATAATCGAGGGCCACGGCCCGGTTCCGGGCGTCCTGCAGCTTGAAGATCAGGATGTTGGCGGCCAGCAGCTTGAGCGCGTCGTTCTCTTCCGGGAGAAAGAAGCAGTGGAGCATGAGGGAGATCTTCTCCCGTGCGGCTTCGCTGAGGGTCTCCGTATCCAGCTTTGCCCTGATCTGCTCCAGCAGTTCACGTTTGTCGGTATACTCGCCATACATGATCCTGATGATGAGCGCGCGGACCTCGGTCTCGTCGCTCACCCCCCACAACTCTTCGGCCGCGGCGATGATGCGGCGGCAAATCCTCTTGAGTTTCTCCTCCTTGGGCAATTCATCGTTGTTCCAGTAATCCGGGTAGATGTCCATGACCGTATCGGCTTCTTCGGGGTTCCGGGCCTTTTCCAGCACAAACTTGAAATAGCCGAGCATCTTGAGCTGGAACGTCTTGCCACCGTCATTCAGGGGACGCAGCAGGTCCTCGAGAAAGGTCATATTCAGGCCCGAAGCGCCGCTGCACAGGTAGCGGTATATCCCCTCGGCCTTCTCGACCTGCTTTTCGATGTACTTCTGCCGCAGGGCTTCGCCGAGGTTGGTGGACTGCACCTTCTTGAAAAAAACGCTCAGCAGGTTGGAGGCGTGGTGTTTGATGTTATAATCTGCATCGTCGGACAGGACGATGTCCAGGCAGGCGTCGAAGATCTTGACCTGTTCGCGCTCGTCTTGCGATGAATCGATGTAGGCTTCCAGAATGGCGATGATCTCGGCCATGTGGGTCCGATTCCTGCTGTTGAGCAGGGTCATGAAGGTGTCCCGCAGGCTGCTGGAATCGATGATGCCGAAAAGGAACCGTATCGCCGCATTGCGATGGGTCCCTCCCTTGGTGTCCATCGTCTTGAGCAGCTTGAGGATGCTTTCGGCCGGATCGGAAACCCAGCCGGGGAGCAGGTCCTCCAGCAGGATCTCGGCCTTTCTCCGCACCCGTGCATCCAGGTCGTAGACGAAATATTTGGCGACCTCAATCTTAAACTCGTGGCTGCCGGGCGAGGCGGCAATGATCTCGAAAGCGGTGGCCTTGTCCTTGGCGGAAAGTTTGGCGATATCCTTCTTGGCCTTGGATGCATCGTTGATTTTTATGTAAAAATTGACTATGTCTTTAACCGAGACTTCGGCATCAAAGGCCATGACCGACCACCTTCCACAAAGATTTGCAGAATTATATACTTAATAGCCATCCGAGCGCAACCACCAGATTGGCTGGCCCCGCGGGGCGGCCACCGGGTCCGGCCGGGCTGAAAGGAACCCGCATGCATGTCATCCTCCCCGCCATCATCCTGCTGCTGACAACCGCCGCTTCCGCCGGCGCCGGCGGCAAAAGCGTCACCTTTTTCTCCGACGGCGCGGTCGTGGAGCTGACGGGCGCCGCCGTCAAGGGGGTCGTCGAGATTCCCCTGCCGGCCGGCATGCTGGAAGGCAC is a window of Geobacter sp. FeAm09 DNA encoding:
- the thiF gene encoding sulfur carrier protein ThiS adenylyltransferase ThiF, producing MRIRINEIAAEICPGASLASLAEQWKPGADVLIRNGFPAPPETMVRDGDEVYLIKRGERPTAEELQRLMAARHTPGVHARLQAAVVGIAGVGGLGSAVAVALARTGVGRIVIADFDVVEPSNLNRQQYFIDQVGQPKTAALADNLARINPAVTVEPHQVMLGPATIPTIFAPCAVVVEAFDRADMKAMLVETLLGSLPSVTVVAASGVAGYGPNNAIATRRAASRLYLVGDGASEARPGCGLMAPRVGIAAGHQANQVLRIILGEEGI
- the mnmA gene encoding tRNA 2-thiouridine(34) synthase MnmA, encoding MARDKKPAVAVAMSGGVDSSVTAALLQRQGFEVFGITMRLFAPSGTGVGSAAHDAATVARHLGIPHHVIDLEPDFRHLIIQDFIDEYRCGRTPNPCVRCNRFVKFGLLLEQARAAGADLLATGHYVRKTVDGAGVCHLRQARCIGKDQSYFLYALSQEQLARVLFPLGEMESKEEVRRLAREFALPVADKGDSQEVCFIPGDDYAAFLEESGGLAGTPGDIVHVGGQVIGRHRGTHRYTVGQRKGLGIAWSRPLYVTAIDAGRNVVVVGEEEYLAAAGLLAGDVGWIVPPDGGEFETACKIRYRHQPVGCRVRVLPEGGCEVRFHEPQRAITPGQSVVFYRGDEVLGGGKIVGAVTA